A portion of the Magnolia sinica isolate HGM2019 chromosome 17, MsV1, whole genome shotgun sequence genome contains these proteins:
- the LOC131231759 gene encoding ribonucleases P/MRP protein subunit POP1-like, which translates to MASDRFKSHLIQPPPRTLNVQKFAESRAPELESLHSIVSSRLNHDFRSRRNKRRRTTGYDDRITKNRSRKRRKLGKIDEGRGSVAEKDGKKVSRRIRRRIEFKSNPALGFCLSGDGSKRLRTHVWHAKRFEMTKRWGFYLPLGFQGR; encoded by the coding sequence ATGGCTTCCGATCGATTCAAATCCCATCTAATCCAACCTCCTCCTCGAACCCTAAACGTCCAGAAATTCGCTGAATCCCGAGCTCCCGAGCTTGAATCCCTGCACAGCATCGTCTCCAGCCGTTTAAACCACGATTTCCGATCTCGCCGCAACAAAAGGCGTAGAACGACCGGATACGATGACCGGATCACGAAGAACCGGTCGAGAAAGAGACGGAAACTGGGGAAGATTGATGAGGGCAGGGGTTCGGTGGCGGAGAAAGATGGGAAGAAGGTTTCTCGTCGGATTCGGAGGAGAATTGAGTTTAAGAGCAATCCTGCATTGGGATTCTGTCTGTCGGGAGATGGGTCGAAGAGGTTGAGGACGCATGTTTGGCATGCAAAGCGGTTCGAGATGACCAAGCGGTGGGGGTTTTATCTTCCGTTGGGATTTCAGGGAAGGTAA